A region of Nostoc sp. 'Peltigera membranacea cyanobiont' N6 DNA encodes the following proteins:
- a CDS encoding RNA polymerase sigma factor, whose product MASIPKTDVAQAIAALYRTEWGRIVAILIRLVGDFDVAEEAAQTAFTAAVNQWESGGIPDRPRAWIIRTARYKAIDRLRRRTKLTEKLEWYAASGLIPSTEEPTYDSDEIGDDRLRLIFTCCHPALATETQVALTLRMLGGLETDEIARAFLIPTATMAQRLVRAKRKIRDAGIPYKVPETTDLAPRIEAVLTVIYLIFNEGYAATKGDAIVRADLCIKAIRLGQLVRQLLAPQPPSEVTALVALMLLHDSRRNARLDEAGDLILLEDQDRSRWNHLQIAEALPLVEEALLFGTGVYALQAAIAALHCQATRAEETDWAQIVRLYEVLERLQPSPIVTLNRAVAIAMADSPQAAFGLIDSLAPELDSYHLFHATRADLFRRVGALEEATQSYTRALELVTNDSERRFLERRLREVQPNIQSS is encoded by the coding sequence ATGGCTTCAATCCCAAAAACAGATGTGGCTCAAGCAATTGCTGCCCTTTATCGAACTGAATGGGGGCGCATTGTTGCTATTCTGATTCGGCTGGTCGGAGATTTTGATGTAGCTGAAGAAGCTGCACAGACAGCATTTACAGCGGCAGTGAATCAGTGGGAAAGCGGCGGTATTCCCGATCGTCCCCGTGCCTGGATTATCCGAACTGCCCGGTACAAGGCGATCGATCGCCTCCGACGACGCACGAAACTGACCGAAAAACTGGAGTGGTATGCGGCATCTGGCTTAATTCCATCCACTGAAGAACCAACCTATGACAGTGATGAAATTGGAGACGATCGCCTGCGATTAATCTTTACCTGCTGTCACCCGGCACTGGCAACGGAAACTCAAGTAGCGTTGACCCTGCGAATGTTGGGTGGACTGGAAACCGACGAAATTGCCCGCGCTTTTCTTATACCGACTGCAACAATGGCACAGCGGTTAGTTCGTGCTAAACGCAAAATTCGAGACGCAGGCATTCCTTACAAAGTACCTGAGACGACTGATCTCGCTCCCCGGATAGAGGCAGTCCTGACAGTCATCTATCTCATCTTCAACGAAGGCTATGCCGCAACCAAAGGAGATGCGATCGTGCGGGCTGACCTCTGCATCAAAGCGATTCGCTTGGGGCAACTGGTGCGGCAATTGCTGGCACCCCAACCCCCATCTGAAGTCACAGCACTGGTGGCGCTGATGTTATTGCACGATTCGCGGCGCAATGCGCGTCTAGATGAGGCAGGCGATTTGATTTTGCTAGAAGATCAGGATCGCAGTCGTTGGAACCATCTACAGATTGCTGAGGCGTTACCTCTGGTAGAGGAAGCGTTGCTCTTTGGAACCGGAGTGTATGCCCTGCAAGCGGCGATCGCAGCCCTGCATTGTCAGGCAACCCGCGCCGAAGAAACAGACTGGGCGCAGATCGTGCGGCTCTATGAGGTGTTGGAACGCTTGCAGCCCTCACCCATTGTTACCTTGAACCGAGCAGTGGCGATCGCAATGGCAGACAGTCCTCAAGCCGCATTTGGACTGATTGATAGCCTTGCTCCAGAACTGGACAGCTATCATCTCTTTCATGCCACCCGTGCAGATTTATTCCGGCGTGTTGGAGCATTAGAGGAAGCGACCCAGAGCTATACACGGGCACTAGAATTAGTGACAAATGACAGTGAGCGTCGTTTTCTGGAACGTCGGTTGCGCGAAGTTCAACCTAACATTCAGTCCAGCTAA
- a CDS encoding VOC family protein, translating to MDNNPSILSHVSIGTNDFERAIAFYDAVLPTLGCKRFMEHPGAIAYGKQYPEFWVGTPFDGQPATVGNGTHIGFIAPTKEAVHAFYEAALAAGGSIRWCPRWQTRL from the coding sequence ATGGATAACAATCCCAGCATTCTCTCGCACGTTTCGATTGGTACTAATGATTTTGAACGAGCGATCGCCTTCTATGATGCTGTGTTGCCAACATTGGGCTGTAAGCGATTTATGGAGCATCCGGGGGCGATCGCCTATGGCAAACAGTATCCCGAATTTTGGGTGGGAACTCCCTTCGACGGGCAACCTGCAACGGTTGGCAATGGAACTCACATTGGTTTTATTGCTCCTACAAAAGAAGCAGTCCACGCCTTCTATGAGGCAGCATTAGCGGCAGGAGGCAGCATTCGATGGTGCCCCCGGTGGCAGACCCGACTATAG
- a CDS encoding VOC family protein, with amino-acid sequence MEFHRGRLIDHVHLRVADVAASKRFYRAVL; translated from the coding sequence ATGGAATTCCATCGAGGTCGCCTGATTGACCATGTTCATCTACGGGTTGCTGATGTTGCTGCCAGCAAACGGTTTTACCGGGCAGTGTTGTGA
- a CDS encoding transposase, which yields MQTILAHAHTLMYTILALMPSRYQRDNLEAMLGLFLAADGKPLPHYSKSKSESALSRFLNTYKWPTRKLIRHVRQQAIEQVNSHCPLGRKAFLQVIVDLTTLEKCGQFKAFKNLITVYNGKRGLHIVVLYLVVGQWRIPWNFRVWRGKGTASPSQMALRMVRHLPKDLTTRFRVKILADTAFGTKDFINNIRKLKYHAVIGIGSK from the coding sequence ATGCAAACCATTCTTGCCCACGCCCATACCCTAATGTATACGATTCTGGCATTGATGCCTAGTCGTTATCAACGAGACAACTTGGAAGCGATGCTAGGGCTATTTCTGGCAGCAGATGGAAAACCTTTGCCACACTACAGCAAATCCAAATCCGAAAGCGCTTTAAGTAGATTTTTAAATACATATAAATGGCCTACTCGTAAGCTAATTCGTCATGTTCGTCAACAGGCGATTGAGCAAGTTAACAGTCATTGCCCATTGGGAAGAAAAGCATTTCTACAAGTAATAGTTGACCTAACAACTTTAGAGAAATGTGGTCAGTTTAAAGCATTTAAAAATCTAATAACCGTTTACAACGGGAAACGAGGTTTGCATATAGTAGTCTTATATTTAGTAGTTGGACAATGGCGTATCCCTTGGAATTTCCGTGTCTGGAGAGGTAAAGGGACAGCTAGTCCGTCTCAAATGGCATTACGAATGGTACGCCATTTACCCAAAGATTTAACCACACGATTTCGGGTGAAAATTCTCGCTGATACTGCTTTTGGTACTAAAGATTTTATCAACAATATTCGGAAACTAAAATATCATGCTGTTATTGGTATTGGAAGTAAATAG